A single region of the Manihot esculenta cultivar AM560-2 chromosome 12, M.esculenta_v8, whole genome shotgun sequence genome encodes:
- the LOC110628399 gene encoding zinc finger CCCH domain-containing protein 3 isoform X2, with product MPDNSDNNNNNRQVKSNAVPNQSPDNIEDAIWRLKIHDNQEQGVMAPSSPYPDRPGEPDCVYYLRTGLCGYGSNCRFNHPPAAQYYLKTGTCKYGSTCKYHHPRDRNGAGPVSFNILGLPMRQDEKSCAYYMRTGSCKFGVACKFHHPQPAPLGAGLPLTEPADSGPLGSSTAPSSGLPYVGGLSTWSLLRAPYASGPCLQGPQAYMPVVLSPSQGVFPAQGWNTYVGNLSPMSSASVLGSNLAYNSRNQGESGSSGQVQLLSTTNTNLPERPDQPECRYFMNTGTCKYGSDCKYHHPKDRIAQLGTNPVGPPGLPSRPGQPICSNYSMYGLCKFGPTCRFDHPFPGYPYSYSLSLQPLSIFDSSLLTYPRISPPALSSENPVSLSSKFPDWVRNPDGASNKKHQNSDTNTRISDDQPEQASSPPPHSSQDSSEPSHD from the exons ATGCCCGATAACAgtgataataacaataataataggCAGGTTAAGAGCAATGCTGTGCCAAATCAATCTCCTGATAATATTGAAG ATGCAATTTGGCGGTTGAAAATCCATGATAATCAAGAGCAAGGTGTTATGGCTCCATCAAGTCCGTATCCAGATCGTCCTGGTGAACCAGATTGTGTGTATTATCTAAGGACTGGATTATGTGGTTATGGAAGTAACTGTCGTTTTAATCATCCTCCTGCTGCACAG TACTATTTAAAGACAGGGACTTGCAAATACGGTTCAACATGTAAATATCATCATCCAAGGGACAGGAATGGTGCCGGGCCAGTCTCATTTAACATTCTTGGTCTTCCTATGCGCCAG GATGAAAAATCATGTGCTTATTACATGCGGACTGGATCATGTAAATTTGGAGTGGCATGTAAGTTCCACCATCCCCAGCCTGCACCACTTGGAGCTGGGTTGCCTTTGACTGAACCTGCTGATTCTGGGCCCTTGGGATCATCAACTGCACCCTCATCAGGCCTGCCTTATGTAGGTGGACTTTCTACATGGTCATTACTAAGAGCACCATATGCATCTGGCCCTTGTCTACAGGGCCCACAGGCATATATGCCCGTTGTTCTTTCTCCTTCTCAGGGTGTTTTTCCAGCACAAGGCTGGAACACCTATGTG GGAAACTTGAGCCCCATGTCTTCTGCCAGTGTTCTGGGATCCAACCTTGCTTACAACTCTAGGAATCAAGGTGAGTCAGGATCTAGTGGGCAAGTACAATTGCTATCAACCACCAACACTAATCTTCCTGAGAGACCCGATCAACCAGAATGTCGGTATTTTATGAACACTGGGACCTGCAAATATGGATCTGATTGCAAGTATCATCATCCGAAAGACAGAATTGCACAACTAGGAACAAATCCTGTTGGCCCACCTGGTCTTCCCTCGAGACCT GGGCAACCTATATGTTCAAACTACAGTATGTATGGACTCTGCAAATTTGGTCCAACTTGCAGATTCGATCACCCTTTCCCTGGATATCCTTATAGCTACAGTTTGAGCTTGCAGCCTTTATCTATATTTGATTCCTCTCTCTTGACTTATCCAAGAATATCGCCCCCAGCTCTTTCATCTGAAAATCCTGTGTCCTTATCATCCAAATTTCCTGATTGGGTCCGGAATCCTGATGGTGCAAGTAACAAGAAGCATCAAAATTCAGATACAAATACAAGGATTTCTGATGATCAACCTGAGCAGGCCAGTTCTCCACCGCCACACTCCTCACAGGATTCTTCAGAACCATCACATGATTAA
- the LOC110628399 gene encoding zinc finger CCCH domain-containing protein 3 isoform X1, whose product MPDNSDNNNNNRQVKSNAVPNQSPDNIEDAIWRLKIHDNQEQGVMAPSSPYPDRPGEPDCVYYLRTGLCGYGSNCRFNHPPAAQGTQFREELPERVGQPDCGYYLKTGTCKYGSTCKYHHPRDRNGAGPVSFNILGLPMRQDEKSCAYYMRTGSCKFGVACKFHHPQPAPLGAGLPLTEPADSGPLGSSTAPSSGLPYVGGLSTWSLLRAPYASGPCLQGPQAYMPVVLSPSQGVFPAQGWNTYVGNLSPMSSASVLGSNLAYNSRNQGESGSSGQVQLLSTTNTNLPERPDQPECRYFMNTGTCKYGSDCKYHHPKDRIAQLGTNPVGPPGLPSRPGQPICSNYSMYGLCKFGPTCRFDHPFPGYPYSYSLSLQPLSIFDSSLLTYPRISPPALSSENPVSLSSKFPDWVRNPDGASNKKHQNSDTNTRISDDQPEQASSPPPHSSQDSSEPSHD is encoded by the exons ATGCCCGATAACAgtgataataacaataataataggCAGGTTAAGAGCAATGCTGTGCCAAATCAATCTCCTGATAATATTGAAG ATGCAATTTGGCGGTTGAAAATCCATGATAATCAAGAGCAAGGTGTTATGGCTCCATCAAGTCCGTATCCAGATCGTCCTGGTGAACCAGATTGTGTGTATTATCTAAGGACTGGATTATGTGGTTATGGAAGTAACTGTCGTTTTAATCATCCTCCTGCTGCACAG GGTACTCAATTTAGAGAAGAGCTTCCAGAAAGAGTTGGACAGCCCGACTGTGGG TACTATTTAAAGACAGGGACTTGCAAATACGGTTCAACATGTAAATATCATCATCCAAGGGACAGGAATGGTGCCGGGCCAGTCTCATTTAACATTCTTGGTCTTCCTATGCGCCAG GATGAAAAATCATGTGCTTATTACATGCGGACTGGATCATGTAAATTTGGAGTGGCATGTAAGTTCCACCATCCCCAGCCTGCACCACTTGGAGCTGGGTTGCCTTTGACTGAACCTGCTGATTCTGGGCCCTTGGGATCATCAACTGCACCCTCATCAGGCCTGCCTTATGTAGGTGGACTTTCTACATGGTCATTACTAAGAGCACCATATGCATCTGGCCCTTGTCTACAGGGCCCACAGGCATATATGCCCGTTGTTCTTTCTCCTTCTCAGGGTGTTTTTCCAGCACAAGGCTGGAACACCTATGTG GGAAACTTGAGCCCCATGTCTTCTGCCAGTGTTCTGGGATCCAACCTTGCTTACAACTCTAGGAATCAAGGTGAGTCAGGATCTAGTGGGCAAGTACAATTGCTATCAACCACCAACACTAATCTTCCTGAGAGACCCGATCAACCAGAATGTCGGTATTTTATGAACACTGGGACCTGCAAATATGGATCTGATTGCAAGTATCATCATCCGAAAGACAGAATTGCACAACTAGGAACAAATCCTGTTGGCCCACCTGGTCTTCCCTCGAGACCT GGGCAACCTATATGTTCAAACTACAGTATGTATGGACTCTGCAAATTTGGTCCAACTTGCAGATTCGATCACCCTTTCCCTGGATATCCTTATAGCTACAGTTTGAGCTTGCAGCCTTTATCTATATTTGATTCCTCTCTCTTGACTTATCCAAGAATATCGCCCCCAGCTCTTTCATCTGAAAATCCTGTGTCCTTATCATCCAAATTTCCTGATTGGGTCCGGAATCCTGATGGTGCAAGTAACAAGAAGCATCAAAATTCAGATACAAATACAAGGATTTCTGATGATCAACCTGAGCAGGCCAGTTCTCCACCGCCACACTCCTCACAGGATTCTTCAGAACCATCACATGATTAA